Within Montipora foliosa isolate CH-2021 chromosome 3, ASM3666993v2, whole genome shotgun sequence, the genomic segment GTAAGCTAGTCCTGTTAAactatatttttatttctaaGATTTCCTTGCTCTTAGTCAAGTTCAGTTTACTTAAAATGACAACTGCAGATTTCAAGTGATAACGCGCAATATGTTATGTTGTCTCATACTAGATTAAAAAGATCCATTTGCTGTCGGATACATCTGTTTATGAGATTCAATAAATCATATTCACCTGAAACAGGTCACTGACTTTATATGAGAGACTTTGACCAAATAAAGATCCGAGTCATTTTAAGACAGCAAAGCAGTACTGACGATGAGAGACAACGGCCATCTCTTGTGGATTTAAAGGTAGGTGTGATGCTAGATTTAAGGTAGATATAGCGCTAACAGCCAATTACATATCAAGAAAAATGAACAGTTTCTTGTCTTAAATTGGATTTAGATTCGCTGGTTTTGAATTTTGGTACATTTAACTCGGTTCTCTGAAAATCTGCAACCCGAAATATTCCAATCTCAAGTTTTAGGAAAACGTCGTGGTCACACATCAACGTCACTGAGAATCCAATTTTCCTAATAAATTTATGCTCCTCAATGATTTGTCTAGATAACGAAAATTGAAGAAGCCTTAGCAATCTAGACATGAGCAATTTTAAAACCGTGACACCCTGTTGGCCGAGCCTTTCAATGTATCTTTTGTCAATGTCTAGGACGACCACGAAGTGACACTGAACTGTATCTATTTCGTTTCAGCGTCTGTTGAATGGAGCCCTGTGACGTTCACTGAGATGTCCTCCCCATTTAACATCTAGGTGCCATATAACACCGGAGTTAATTCAAAATAGGCCTATCAGTAGTTTTCCgtaaattacaaagaaaatgactGGTCTATGAACAAAACGGTTTTCAAGCTCACAAAATGGGTCGCGTAACGCAAATCAGCTACGGCATCATTTGCGTGATGGCGATTTTTGGAAATACTTTGACCATCGTGATGTTCGTGATGGAGAGGCAGTTACTAAAGAAGTCATACAACGTGTTAATAATGTTCCTGGCGATATCTGATGTGCTGACAGCAGTCAACATCATCATAAATCCATTTTTTATTCTCGGAGACGCGTTTCCCTATCCACAGAATGCCATATTGGGAGAAATCTTCTGTCGCTTTATATACAACAGATTGCTCTTATTCCAGCTCATATATTTCTCAGTTTATATAACTTTGGTGATGACGACGGAGCGATGGTTTGCAGTTGTAAGACCTCACCAATACAACCACGCATTCAGCCGTAAAAGGGTCCTTGGCTATATTACACTGTCCTGGGTGtggttaatctcgtacccagatctcactctgtcactggaaaagtgagatctggtaaagttcgacagtacaccatttttcattggctactaaaaaaaaggttgcggcaatgcaatctacgctccgattggcttatttcgcggggcacttattAAAGGTTTGGTTTtagcaagctcatgtgctgttttgaattaatgtcagttgtgcggaagaaagttttgttttttccgacgccggaaaggctttacagttgaggaaaatcattttaaaaatttgtgacgtttgtgtaaatggtaccgacgaaagccccacgtaccctgccactcgaataaagttctgcgtagcttgcaacgcggtacgcagaaactaataaattcaagttgaagtatgtaatttattcaaaacagtatttctcgttcttaaagcgtgactcgcgaattaagtagtgatcaattgtgaattttacggttagattaactacatttttcacgagatcgtgtcaagaaaatagcactcgttgcagtgattagatctaagcactctttaacattttcgctttcaatttacggtttggttaactacacttttcacgagattgtgtgaagaaaatagcactcgtttattgattaagcctaagcgctcgtttcagtgattctgcagttgctccgacaattaaacaatctcgaccgttcaaaaacaatcgcctgtggcgcttctttctgtttcgccttaagtttaaggtttccttgtcctctacccaaaagaatctcttcaagaatactctcgaaatccatgtttattccacaaaatcacccaaaatcacaacagagtacgaacatgcgcagtgatagaaaagcccgtatttcgggcctcgctggcactgagcatgcttgaaatcgaactttaccagatctcccttccgtatgaccgtgggagatctgggtacgagattagggtGTGGTCGTTTCTTCTCATGCTTAAAGGTGCGATAGACTTCTCCTTTAATCCATCTGGGGATAGCAGCTGCTCAAAAAATGACTCAGGGGGATTCTCGTTTAATATTGCCTGGTACTCTGCTCAGGTGTTCTTAAAGACGGTCATCCCATGCCTTGCCATGATTGGGCTCTACATCCACATGACTTTAAAGACCATCTATTCTCCGACTGCGTCTGCGGAGAGCAAAGCCAGACTGAAGGCAAAGTTGTCTCGAATGGTGACAGCTGCCAGTTGTACTTTGATCGCTTTTTACCTTCCCAACCAAATCGTCTTTCTCTTGATCATCATGAGAAAAAAGGAATTTGGTGAACCATTGCAGACCTTCACGACATTTCTGACTTTTATGACCACTTGTCTCAATCCATTTATTTACGGGCTATGCAACAAAAATTACCAACAACGTTATTGGCGCATCTTGTCCAACATTTTCCCTTTGCCTAAGAAGAGACAACCGCGCGAGGGTGGAAGATTTAGCGGCTTCGGATGGCGTAAGACTCCATCAAATTAACTCAGGAAGCAGTTGAAGTCAGACTGTGTAAGATAAGTCACAAAAGCGGCATTATACAAAGGTGGCAACAAAACTATGGAGTTGCGAGCTCGGTGGATATCGGAGGGATTTTAGACTTCAGCAGCTGAATATCGGTGGATATCGGAGCGTTTTTAGGACGGTGCAAACAAGCCAGATATCCGGTATACTAGACAAGAAGAACAAAGAATGGTCTCTAGTGGAAGGTACGATAGTGTACTCCAAGAAAAATTGCTGAAAGAACCAAGTACAAACAGACCAAGTATGTAGACCTTAGATTGGGGACAAAGAACTTGTTCATTATCTTAGATTTGTATTAGCTTATACAACGTTTAcgtatatatattttatatccTAGTCCACATTGCCTAGGCTGTGCCCGCAATGATGTTGATATATACACTGAATAATTTTACCGATAAAGAGAGAGATTGGAAAACTATGGGGTATTAGGCATCTGGAAGTGGTACCGCTAGTCGTTGGCACTCTCGGAGTAGGAAGCAATAGGCAAAAGGCTGGATGCatggcttgagaagctaggtGTTACCATCAGAACGGGACTATtgcagaaaacagccttgttaggcacaGCTAGGATTCTAAGGAAGCTGTTGGAaagctgaaggagaagaaatgacacaaaggacctttggccattggctatggctcaCTCCTCTGGAGTAATGTCTGAAAGACATCCTTCAGAGTAAAAGCGTTActtttacataataataataataatgatgatgaagatgatgataataatgaactCTAAGTGTCTACTACTTTTATTAGTATTTATTAGTATTTGGGCACACTGTTCTTTTCTCCCTCGGGTCCATGCTACCAGCTCTTTTGGGGTAGGCCTGGGCCTAGTGTAATCGTAGTGCAAGAAAAGAAAGCGGCTCCCCGTGGTCTCGAACGTTTTTATTATGTTACCATTCCTCAGGGGAAATCGGCATATTTGCGTTTTTGCGCGAAAAGAAGGTAAAGCATTTGATTTGGCGGACAGAGTTCCACTTAATTGCAACGTTTGTAAAGGCGACCAAGTGGCTAAACATGTTTTTCATTTATGATGGAACTTTTCTGATTCTGAACATGACTTTCCAAAAAGTCATTCATAAACAACCATTCCTTCTCAGGACTGAATGTGAAGTgaggtgaagtgaagtgaagcgattagtctctcccctcggggcttttcaggactaatttacaatgtttttcgggggactttagccagactgcttattacacagtttacaatttatttcaggaagtgaaagatgcccctgtccagataaggtcagaccacaacacctgggactacgtcccctactcttatcgaatagtgagtgggttctttaacgtcccatactttttaatttccagcaagggttatgagacgggacctccggtttacagtccttatccgagaatacttgaaagtctaaccatttgcagatgtaatttacaaaggcagcacattctcctcagttattttaagaccctgagtgttggtccggccggagtcgaactcacgacctcccgcatgacagcccgatgctcaaccaactgagccaccggtgcgcggagaCTAAACTAAGCAATGTATTTTTCGTATTTTGTTCCTGCTAAATACGAAGATCTATCATACGTATACTATTTTAGAACCCAGGAAACTCATTTTTAGTATAGAGTTTACCAGGATGATGTAATCTTGCGTAGCCGAAAGTCCTTAATTAAAGTTGATGAGGATAAAAAAGCCTATTGTAACTCGTTAAGCGTTTGATATTTTCACCACTTATTCTCAGGCTGGTGTAAAAATGCGAAAAGTGTCCCTCTGCCTGGCCTCACGATCGAGTTGTCGAACAACTTATAATATATATCTTTCTCACGAGCGCACTACACCTTTACCATCATTTCATGTATTAGTTGATTGTAGTTTTCTGTGTGGTTAGGAGAGGagtttctaatacaactggtattctgaaaaaaaaaaagtccccAGTCCCCAGTCAGCTACGCCATCCCCCTCCGAAGAAatatcctggatccgcccctgaaacGCCTTGCATCTGtggtgaagtgaagtgaagctattagtctctccccttgGGGCTTTTTAGGTCTAATTTACGACGCTTTTgcggggactttagccagactgtttgttacgcagtttacaattaattttcgGAAATGAAAGATCCCCTTGTCCGCATGACAGCGATGATCAACCAACTGATCTTGAGCAACCGGGACGCGGTGTAGTAGGTTTTGATAAAAGGATGAGTAAAGTTATCTAAATTAGGACGGTGTTCCTCAAATCGGTCTTTTAAATGTAGCCCTTTGTCCAACTGACACTGGAGACGAAATCATTCTTCCCTGCAACCAGTTCCGAAGTTTGATGGATGGAAGCTTAAATGCAGTTTGGCGATTATTTGACAGAATTGTGAAAATGGGTGTAAGAAAGCACGGAAGTTGACTATTACGTTTCTAAACACTGAAACATCTAGTGGTAGAAATTTGCGCAATAAGATCTATATGCGAGGACTTAATCTAGATTTGGaattcatttcatatccaaAGAATCCAATCCCGGGATAAATCTTCTGTCGCTTCATATACAACCGAATACTCGTATTCCACCTCATATATTTCTCAGTTTACATAACTTTGGTGTTGACGGCAGAGCGATGGTTTGCAGTTGTAAGACCTCACCAATACAACCACGCATTCAGCCTTAAAAAGGTCTTAGGCTACATTACACTGTCATGGGTGTGGTCGCTACTTCTCGAGCATAAAAGTGTGATAGGTTACTCCTTAAATCTATCTCGGGATAGCATCTGCTTAAGAAATGATTCAAGGGGATCCGTGTTTAATATTGCCTGGTACGCTGCTGAAATGGCCTTTAAGGTGGTCATCCCATGCTTTGCCATGATTGGCCTGTATATCCACATGACTTTAAGGACCATAAGTTTAGAATCACTTACAAAGTTgcccattgctaaatgaataaaataaaattggtCCGACAATTTTGCGCGTTGACCATTTCCTTGAATCAGAAGTTCAAGTGGTGCGTTCTGCATATATGTttattgaactgagtggagtgaaATCTGGTGGGAAATCTTAcccgtgtgatttcaaaatcgaacaaGCACGCAGCGCGAGTTTGATTTGAAATCACCCGTATGATTTCAGATGAAAATGTCACGACACGGAGTTCAGTTACCGTTTTATTACATTCATTTATAAATCAATTCAATCGCTCAAATATCTataggattttagtcagtaccaatattttattggtcCAGGTGCGAGACGAGACGAAACGAGAACAAAAAATGGACACTGAAATTCGGAGACTCTCTTAAGTGTAGGTCTTCAGCCTGAAGGAACTACTTATCATCATTCAGAAACTGTAAGGCCCGGTTAAACGTCGAATTTCACATGTTTTGAATCTAAAGCAAATGAGGAGATTTATTGTATtctttcatttgcattagattcggcacatgtgaagttcgacgtttgaaccgggcctaagtAATTAAATTCATCCTTCTTTTTTCTAAATCCGGTGTAATAAAACATTTTATCTAATGTCAAAAACAATGAAATTACTAATCAGCTCCAGAGGTGCGGATTTGGGTAAAATTAAAATCGGGTGTACGGAACTTTATTCGTAATTAAAAACGCCTAATTTTTCTTAGCTGATTGCTAAATTGTAgcaaaccaaataaaaaattCCATGGCTTTATTGAAAcggaaatattttgtttgtcttgCCTTACACAGTGTCAAACTCTTCCTTTTTTCTGATCAATGCTTGAAAAAATAGCGAACAACTTAACCACAGCTGCAGTTTCTGCTTTCTTTGTTTGACCGGTACCATTGATTCACAGATGTGGACTTTgtcatttaaatttaaaaaactctCCTCTCCTTTTATCACCGGACGACCATTATATTCAACAATACATTAATAGgaagttgaattttttttaaaatcaaatatttTCTCATAATTTAGACAGTAGATACTAGAAGCTTCTCGGTAAACTAAACGTGATTAACTTTATAAAGCTCGCCGCCGGTTAATGCACTTTTTCACGGTCAGAAAGTAAATATTTTGAACTCTCTAATAGAGTTTCATTGCGTTCCTCATCAAAAGAAGGCCGTTTTAAAGTATTTCCAGCCGTGTCCTAAAGGAGACCACTAAATTCATCGTTTCCTTTTCTGCACTAAGATAAGAACAAAGAACCGTTGATTAAAACAACGATTCTTTCCTCTCCGTTGACTGGTTCTCCACAAACGTCATATCCATTTAGTCTCAAAGGAACCCCAGCGTGTGGCCTTAGCTCAAAATCTTTCCGATTGAAGTGGCAACCAGAGTGGCACTCTGTGTCAGCTTCGGCTAAGTGCATTCAATAGAATTCATGTCTTTAAGTTATTAATTGCTCACTGTTGCAacttaaaatatttttgtttgaagATACGATATTCAATCACCAGAGGATGTATGAACTAATCTGTGAACAGTTCATCAACCGCAATAAGGTCTGCGACTATACCAACTGTTATGTATGTTAATTGGTTCTCTCGTGTCACGTGATTTTTAGCATGTGCTCTCCTCAAGTGTGTATTTTCAGTATCCGTTATTAAGCGATATCAGTTGTGTTTATTGGTATCTAGTCGGTTGTTATTCTTCCCCAAACACCACACCAACAACCTTTACAACCCGCTCTGGAAGTGGTTTTTGTCCCGTCTTGCACGCTATAGACACGATGACCATTATAAAATTTGTCTTTGTTCTCGACAAAAAGCTCCTGAATTGAGTCCTACGACATGCTCATTCTCACCCTGGCCATTGGTGAGGCTCTAACTGCTGTTCAACTGATAACAAACCCTGCCTATGTGCTTGGTGACAAATTCCCTTACTCATCCCACCCGATCGTTGGAGAAATCTTTTGTCGAATAATATGGAGCCGTGTTTTCGTTTTTCAACTTGTGCCAATCCGGCTTACATCGTGCTGTTCTTGACGGCAGAGTGATTGTTTGCTGTTTTGAAGCCTCAAAAATACAAAGACATCCTCGTACAGCTAAAAACGGGTCATTCTTTCGTTGCATTATCATCTCGTGGGTTTGGTGTTTTGCTAGCTTGCTCTCAATAGTCCGAGATTCATTGTAATCGgttcaggaataaatgagttaaaatcatctttttttgcAACATAATCTCACATCTATATACTTCATCTAGTTAACTAGTCAACTAGTTAACATCTGTTCACTTCAGTGTGGGTGGCTAGTTAActactattcaccgaagtgaaGGTGGCTAGCAGTGGATATTTACATAGCCGAGAAACGGCGAGGTAAGTATCCACCACCtatagccacctccacttcggtgaatcgATGTTAACcagttgaaagaaaaaagcTCATTGATTCCACAGGGTTTGAGAGAGCCAGGTCGAAATGTCATCCATTGCATAACCTGTAGAGTGTATAGAATATAGGAGACATTTGAAGAAAATGCGCGAAAAATGGTCGGTGATTAGTTAGACGGACCCTTTCGGTCCTTAGATTTTGTCTACGTTTTGAATACGACTGGAAAAGTATTGCATAGAGCGCACGCATTTCAGTGTCGGATTCTTCCTCGTTTTGTGCGTTAATTGGAATCTCGCTATATCAAGCTTCTTTTTGATAAATGTTTCTGGGTACGATGGGCCTCATTCGTGCTGCGGCCATATTGGACATAGACAACAGATTTCAACATGAAACAGCAGTGATGCTGTTggttaaaaagaacaaaaatgatcatgctgcacgtgtggcacgcatttttATAAATCTTCCGTATTCGTCAAAAAATACGGAGTTTTATAAGAAACGACGAGGTTgactagcaatagagttattttcacagagttatgacattagagttagagttaagtttccaaaatcctgaattcaagattttggaaggcctaaatcctgaattcagaaatacagaaatacaaaaagtaacttaaacatgcataaaagctaacctttggtctaattaggccaaaaaacgtttttaggcctaggttAGCTTTTATAAATGTTGGCTTCCagaatcttgaattcaggattttggaaacttaactctaactctacgacataactctatgaaaataactctaagaatagttATCCCCGAAACGAcgacgactacgactacgacaacgccacaaaacaataatatcattggttaaaaaagggcatgaataatcgtgctgcacgtgcaacatggattttagcaagtatatttgtagactgttcacagtcccctatttttccgtttgatcgtcgggatcgagcaaaaactgccgccatctttgtttttaaacagcgagtacgaactggggagagcgacaTAGCTGCCGAGTGGGTGGGGGAGCGGAGGGGTTTCGGCGGAAAAATAGGAAAACTGTCTGATCTTTAATTCGACTGgtgttcagcgagtcccgttgcaccagcaacggcaatacctgattggtccataaaacaatgcatctgtcaataaaaatacagaCAAGGTTCtcaattttcaaaaacaacatggcttacCTAGAGAAAGAATCTGAGGAGTTGTTTCCATATCATCTGCAATGGTCTAGGAAAATTGAGTCTAGTTCTACTTTGCCGACCATTACAACCGTGTCGCAGACCAATCGCataccgttgcagatcatatggaaaccaggctttaagtgtaattttcgtttttaataccactgtATGTACAGATCCAGATATTTGAGTTTACAGTTAAACACGTCGCGATCTCCCGTCAAGGAAGGCTTTCAAGTACGGAAAGTAATTGAAATGCGAAAAATACTGATTTAAAAAATCCAGATTTCCACAAATTGTAAAGCAAACAAACTCGCTTGTATGAAACAGAATGTCAGTAGGTCTTGCGGTCGAACGTTGAGAGAAAAGCTGTCAAGTTTTCGCCGGAAACGCATGTTACTTAATAACTATTCCTCAACCTTTCGTGTAAGAAAAGAGGGATTCaacgaggatacctaaacttcgagccaggattcgagccaggatccgagctaggatccgagccaggatccgagctaggatccgagctaggatccgagccaggatccgagctaggatccgagccaggatccgagctaggatccgagccagtatccgagccaggatccgagccaggatccgagctaggatcctagccaggattccagccaggattcgagctacaatgatctttttccgctattttgaacgtgacatgtcacataaccaggtttccttgtttgtgtttccgcttctgtggcccctttgaaaatgctaagaaattgCTTCCTGCTCACTCGCCATCGGTTTCTTTGGGCCTTCGCATATTCTAGGCGTAGGGGAGAGGACTTTTTAATAGCaacatcgaaaataaatatggcgtcttgtatcgtggttttcttctagatgcaaaattctgtacttagaaccaaaacacacctttaaagAGATCAAAATGGTAAGGAATAAGCATCAAGAAGACTCGAGCCGTGGTTAGAAGGGTTACAATGGCTTAGAAGCAATGATATCGTGCTTTGGGCTGCAAGAGGTCTGCCTGagtacagaaaaaaaccaaaacagcgctacggaacactgtttaaaatggacttTCTCCTGCTGGCTCCTTTAAGGTGTGGGAATATTGCTAGTTCAACCAAAtgtattgcttatttaaaattagcattctcttctaggggaactgttttgttgttatttatataaACGGTCCAGCTGACTTTCACGTTCTCAACAGACGGAcaactaattattaatttggATGGTAcagcaggcgcgtagcgtggtcattttttcaagtacgcacaagtacatatgatctagaaaccttagtaaactaagcgaaaaatactgcgttctttatttcttgttcgaaatagttgtgttaataaaagcaaagaacaaagcgtcttgcccttattttgagcaaacttggcgcaaacaaaacattgttttggtggggtgactggaattgtcaacaacgttctcggaacgtcgctcctttgcaacttcgcctttttgttgcacgctgaccaaacaacactgtattgtttagtgtaaaaaactaagtgagaacatggtatagcttttgttttagtttttacaatttaatcaaagtggtgttttcataaggaaatcttggttgcgtacaagtaaaatgttaaaaatagaaacaattgcttaaaatttcaaacttttctggtcacttcaagtacgcacgtgcgtatttgcgtataggacgctacgcgcctgtacAGATGCACTTTTGGGAATGCTTATATCCAAGTCACTATTTTTCATGAACACGAACTCTGTGTCTGTTACGAAAATTATTGCGTGACTAGTATTTGGAACATTCGCGAGTATCCTATTTTTGTCTCGAATCttctagaatatttaattaatgcTGTATCATTGTGATTTAGTAATTCTATTTTAAGCCGTTTGCGTATGTTGCTGTAAATAGTTAACttcttattgtaatattactttatttactGTAGCCGGAAAGTTCTAGAATCTTTCGCTGTAAAGTATATAAGCGAGTCGATGTAgtgtttagaggttttttttatctCAGGAATGTTTGAGGAGTTTTACagcagtgtttactgaagtgtgACGAAGGTCGCGTGTAAAGCTTGGAGGCTTTGAAGAGTGACAGAGGTCGTGTTTGTTAAGTGTAACAGAGAGTTTACGTGGATATCAAGGCAGAGGCCGTGTGTTAATACAAGAGCGACGGAGGTCGAAGTATTGTTAACAAGTCTAGCGTGTGCTTGTTGTGAAGTCCGGAGTGGAATTACTACGTTcgtgtgaaataaacaacttcgTTGTGTTCTGACACTGCGTTCTGATTAGACTGCAAACTATACCTACCACTTTGAAacatcgaactcgtaacaatgtcattcacctaattattattatgcagcattataatcctggctcgaatcctggctcggatcctagctcggatcctggctcggatcctggctcggatcctagctcggatcctggctcggatcctagctcggatcctggctcggatcctagctcggatcctggctcggatcctggctcggatcctggctttatacttagtttaTCTCGGATTCTACATACAGTGGTATAAAAACGAAAATTGCATTTaccaagtttcaacggtgtgactttcgtcgacaactatcagcgacagttgtctcttgTGTTCCGTGGATTCATCACGCAACAACCGAAAGAAGTCTCTCGACAGAGCTTGCTCAGCGGAAGCGTAAATGACTTgaaatttgttgttcttcatctcatttaatacatctacaGTTTTCTCAAAACCTATAACGCTCAAATCAAAATCATTAGAATTAATCTGTTCCTCTCCTATACTTCGTAACGGTACAATAACCAAACacgagggccgatctcttccagaagtACCTTCATTCTCCATTTGCTCAACAAGTACAAAGCTTTGGTAAATCAGGCTCTTCCCGAATCCTACAGGAAGAacagccaatacatccttgccttgcagaaaaagcgtaatcgcttccttttgttctttttttactagtaggactaatccaccaagtcgcctagatagcctttcgaaaacttgagaGATTCTTGAGactcttgagattctttctctagataagccatgttgCTTTTGAAACTTGAGAGCTTTTCGCGTCATGcacgcgtcaatttgtcacgcaatctaaTAGCCAAgtaggaacgctcattttgggaaataaaccaatcatgtggcgagaaagttatagacaacgcttgctctttctttttgtcatgattttggtcaagCCCTGAagtaaacactttctttgaactTGTTGTTGACTGACGAGCcagacaacactgaaccactttcgatctGGACAGTTAATCAGCCTCATATTGCAAAAGATAAGTAAACAAGAAAGTTCAGCCTCTgccccaaaattagacgttcttacaTAAAAAGAGAGTGTATCTGTGCTACAGAGAGATTGTTGTCTTGAAATGATCATCGCTGCTGCTAAaaaattttgatatccaacacgaaagtgtccctttaagtctaagcatttttTTCCCgatttctaacaataaggtaaagggtaaaggttagcgttatttttagctttgggtaaatgcagcagctaATCTtgacttaaagagcagcatttggggggcACTTCGTGACGCTacttagcaactattcaccgaagtggatatataccgacactgaggtgaatagttgttttagtatatactaaaacattggGATAATATAGCGCAAAAAGATTATTTAAActtatttattcc encodes:
- the LOC137995139 gene encoding ATP-dependent DNA helicase RecQ-like: MTRKALKFQKQHGLSRERISRVSRISQVFERLSRRLGGLVLLVKKEQKEAITLFLQGKDVLAVLPVGFGKSLIYQSFVLVEQMENEGTSGRDRPSCLVIVPLRSIGEEQINSNDFDLSVIGFEKTVDVLNEMKNNKFQVIYASAEQALSRDFFRLLRDESTEHKRQLSLIVVDESHTVETW